AAAACGGAACGGCACATGCTAACTCCTGCGGAGACGCTGCGCGTTCGCCTCCGGCGTGCGCTTTGCGCTTACAAGTCGGGAAACCCGGACGCCAGATACCTACGGAGGGAGACCCTCTCCGTTTGCGTAGCGCCCCCTTCGGGGCTAGTTGCCACAACGGGGGGAACCCCCGCAAGGCACTTCTCTCTGCAGTACTGGCTCCCCAACGCAGTGCCTCCTAAAAGACTTACCCAGTCAGTTTTAACGGACTTGGGCTTTAAGCCAAGAAATTTATTTATTGGCGGACGAAAATTATGGTGCAAGATCTAAATTATCCTTTTTCTCGTCAATCCAAGCTTCTAGCCTAGCGGTTAAAATTGCCTGAATTTTTTGTTGTACAGCTTCTTGACTCAAGCTACCATCGACACGAACAATTTGCTCTGGGTGAGAGTCGGCTAAGTGTGCATATCCTTGCTGGACGCGACGATGAAAGGCTATTGTTTCTTTTTCAATGCGGTCAAGTATATCGCCACCTCCTCGTTTTCGAGCAAGTCCCACCTCAACATCAACATCAAACCACAAAGTTAGGTCACTTTCTAACCCGGATGTCGCAATGGTGTTTAGCTGATCAATTAAATTGATATCTAAACCACGTCCCCAGCCTTGGTAGGCAATGGTAGAGTGAGTGTAGCGATCGCACAAAACAATCGCCCCATCTTGGAGAGCTGGCTTGATAACTTGTTCTACGTGTTGCGATCGGTCAGCAGCATACAAAAGTAATTCAGTTTTATCTATAATAGAGTGAGAGCCTGCTTCTAACAAAAGTTTTCGCAGATACAACCCTAACTCTGTTCCTCCTGGCTGACGAGTCACAACTACCGAAGTCTGAAAACTTAGTAACCACTCCTGCGTGAGCTGTATTTGACTAGTTTTACCGCAACCTTCCACTCCTTCAAATACAATTAATTTACCCTTCATTTTTTTTATAATTTTTTCAAATTTTTATTATCTCATCATGACTAGCAGTTTACCTAGTCATCCTCGATATCACCCGATTGGGTGACCCAAATGGATGAAGTCTAGTTAATAACAAACATTGTATTCTTTGTATCAACGAGTAATAAACAGTAGCAATAAACAAACTTAACTATGAGTAATCAACAACAAGCAGATATGAAACTAGCATATCAAGCAGCGGCAGAAATGACATATATTGTAGCCGTTGGTTTGAGTAAAGTAATGGAAAAGCAGAAAAAAAGACCACTCATTAGCAAGCGACAAAAGCGAGTCAAATCAAAATCAGAATCTTCTATCGTTGGAAGTTCTATTTAATACATATTTTTAATAATACAGTGGTTCTGTTGTTGCACCCCACCAAGGTAGGGGCACAGTATGCTGTGCCTTGGATAATACCTGCTCACGCGTTGGTCAACCTTTTTCATTCCAGAGAGGTTCTATCTGCTTTCCCTTGGCATTCAGGCTCAACAAAACATGACACTCTGTATCAAAAACGAGTATTCAAGTTGAGCATTTTGTCAAGGAAGTTCCTAAAGGGAACCGCTAGCCCCTAAGAGGAGCCGGAGCTAACGCTAAGATTAACGCGTGAGCAACTTCACTCAAATCAACTACCCACACCAAACTCGAATCAAGATTTTGGAGATGGACTGGTTACGGGTTTAGCAGTACCAGATGCTGGTTTTGAACCCGGTTTCTGGTAATACCCTGCAACTTTTTTTACATAGTCAGCAGTGAAGCCGCTGTTGCAGCCTGTGTAGTTACCAGTCATCCACCAACAAGCAACACCACGCACAGCAGCCGTTTCATTGTTACCACTAGCAGTCAACTGCTTACTTAACTCCCGGCGTGTAATACATGAGACCACTTCGCGTGCTAACCCAGCATCACTGTCAAACTGCGCTGGTGTCACTTCCTTCTTAAGACAATTTTTTGACCAGCCTTTAAGGGTTTCTGGTTTGACTCGCCATTCACTGTAATATCCATCATCTTTACTACCACTTTTCGGCGGTGCTGCTTGCCGCAGTGCTTCTACCATAGCGTTTATTTGGTTTTGGGACGCTGACGACTGTGCTTGAGCTAAAGAAGATTCTGGCAAAACGAGTGAAGACAATCCAAAGCTCAGAAGGACTCCACTTAGTAGTAATCGCATTAATTTTCTCCTCACGACGTTAAACTTCTCTGTTATAGCAGAATTCGTAAAACTGAAAACTTTCAGGGTTGGATAAGTCTTTTTTAAACTTTGTTTCAACCTAGGAATCATTGCATAAAAATTTCGATATCTTAAAGAGAGCGCTTTATTGAAATCAAAAAAGTAGAGATAGCAAAGCGAAAATATCATGAACTTTGCTCTGGTTTGTCTTGCATTTAAACTTGTTTTTTTGCAATAAGTAAAAGTCTTGGTTGGAGGTGAGCACAATGACAGGAATGCTTTGGTTTGCAGGTTTTTGCTTTCTTTGGCTTATTGGTATAACCCTTTTAGCAGAAATTTGGTTTTTTGAGGAAGAGCAGGAGTTTTGACGACAAATTGTGATGTTTTCTTTTACAGAAGACGGTGAAAAAGCCTCGTCCCTTCTAGGATATTGTTGGCGAATCAGGAGTTATATACCGCACAGACTTGTTCCCAGTCTCAGACTGGGAATACAGTTATCAAGGCTCCGCCTCGCGTTTAAGGGGACGAGAGGCGGAGCCTCTGAGTTGGCATTACCTGGCTGAGCCAGGTAACGAGGGATAAAGTTTGAGGTTTCTTAAACATTCAACACTCGTTTTTCTAACTTCACCTCAAAGCGATCGCCTGGTTTAGGATCTATCACCTGCGTTGATAAATTGTTCTTTTCTAGTAACGAACGAAATTCCTCAATGCTTCCTTTCGTCTGAAGAAAAGAGTTAAGTAATCCCTCAAAAATCACATCTCCTCCAGCAGCGGTAGATATCATAACTTGAGGTTGCAACCACTGAGCAACTTCTAAGGCGTATTTATTCCCCTTGATAAATGCGCCAACTAAAGGTAAACCCAACTCAATCAAAGGAGTAATGACAATATCCACTGGAGGAATTTCCTTGAGTGTGGAGGAATGATTTCCATGAGGCTCGTAATAAAGAGTCAAACCGCTTTCCAATTCTTTGAGGAGATAACCATTTTCCACCAAATTTAGACCAACCAGTGAGCCAGGAGTTGCTTTAATTTCAACACTTTGATTCAGGGTGAAGCTTTGCCCGTGAGCAAGTGTTGTGATTTGAGTGTAATTTAACTGCTGTACAACTTTAGTAGCATTGGGAGAAGCTACGACTGGAATATTGTGGTCAAGTTGCTTGAGCGTTGGTGGATGAGCATGGTCTTCCAAACCTTGAGATAGCAAAATTAGGTTTATGTTCTCTGGTATTGGGCGTTGTTGCGATCGCGAGCCTTTAAAGAACCAATTCTGACCGCTAAAAGTTAACGAATCAACTAGCCAAGGATCAAGAAGTATCCTTTGTCCTCCGATTTCAATCAGCCAAGAATTGCTGTCTAACCAAGTTAAATACATAAACTTTTGTAAAGATAACACCTAAATTAATTATGAACTAACCAAGGTAACCAATGTCCTGAAGCATTTGGACATGCTTGTGTAAAGGTGCGAGTGTATTTGCAGTCGTCATCCCACTGGCGGCGACTGCAGGTAAACCAATACCAGGAAAAGTCGAGTCTCCACAACACAGCAGCCCTGGAATAGGTGTACCAGAACCAGGGAAGAAACCAATTCCAGCCTGAATAGCCGGACCATATGAACCTCTATGGCGTCGCAAATAGCGCTCGTGTGTCAGTGGTGTACCAACTAGTGTGACATCGCAACGCGATCGAATATCTGGAATAATTCTCTCCAAAGCTTGCCACATAACTTCTGCACGCAACTGCTTTTGTTGCGCATACTCCCCACTTTTTCGATTCATCCCTTGCCATAGTTCATAAGGTTCACTACCAGGAGTGTAAACGTGAATAACGTGCTTTCCCGATGGTGCTAATGAGGGGTCTAAAACGGAGGGAATAGACACCAAGACGACATTCTGAGGAGCAGTTACACCATTTTCCCAATTATTAACAACTATATAATGACACGCAAGGTCAGACCGTAATCCTTGTGCATCAATACCTAAATGGAGATGCATAAAACTATCGCACTCTGGTGTTGCTTGTCGTTCCTGAAACTTTTTTGGTAATGCTTCTTGTGGAATTAACTTCAGTGTATCCCATACCGAAGCATTAGAAATGACTGCCCGACGCGCTTTTATTTGTTTACCACCACGCAAACGCACACCCACAGTACGCTTGCTTTCTACAAGAATTTCCTCAACATGAGCGTTCAACATCAACTGACCCCCATGTCGTTCCAGTCCCCGTACCAAGGCGTTCACTAAAGCACCACTCCCACCGACAGGATAGTCAAGCTTAACGCCCGGTCGATACCAATCTGCAAACATAAATGCCATCTCTGCGGTACTTGTTCCATCTGCTGGTAGTCCAGAAAGAAGAAAACACAGCAAGTCCAGCCAGTTGCGTATGAAAGAGTCTTTCACGACACCGTCCATAATTCGGCTAAACGGTCCCGTGAGCTTGCCTATGTCTGCAATATGTTGAAATAAAGACGGGGCAAATCTACTCACAGTCATAATCGCGCCGACATCAAACCGCAAGGCTGCTGGCGGTAGTGCAGTTGCAGCACGCGCCAATGGTTCCATGACACGCTGTAGTTCACGCCATTCAACTACAGCCTCAGCACCACTAAACCGTTGTAGCACCTCACAAAACTGGTCAGTGCCAACTGAGGTGTCAAAATCTCCTTCTGGTAAACAGCAACCCCATGTATCGTAGGTGACGCAAGGTAACTCCTCACCAATTGCATCTAGTACTTGTTTGAGAGGATTAGTAGAGGGACTGTAGGATAAGCCAGAATAGAGTGATGGACCTGAGTCAAATTTGAATCCATCACGCTCAAAAGCATGCGCTGCACCACCTGGAATTGAGTGACTTTCGCAAACTGTGACATCAAAGCCATACCGTGCCAGAAGAGCTGCACAGCTTAAACCGCCAATACCACTACCAATGATGATAAAATCTATCTCTTTGTGACCTAAGATAGATGCTGTGTTAGAAGAAGTTTGATGTACCACTGAGCGTACCTTGTCCTAGTCTTGCGTCATTCAAGGATATTGTAATGCAACTTAACAATTCTTAAAACTGCACATAATGCCAAAAACCCGGTTGTTGTAACCGGGTTTTCAATAGAGATTGGGGTTATATCCCCCGTGGCTCATATAGATGTTTAGTTATAAAGGAGTCAACTAACAATATCTACAATCAGAGGTTTATCTTTTCCGGAAAATCACAATATTTTTTTTGCAGTAGGTTATAGGCGCGTCTGGTACAGGTTCTAGGAATTGACGCTAAATTAGTGCTGGGTGTTTGAGACTATTTTGAGGATTTAGTTATGCGTCGAATGTCAGTAGCTACTTTTTTCATCCTAGTGCTGAGCGTGTTTTTTACTACTGCAACACGTGCTGAGGAGCATCAACCCTTGACTAGCTTGGTGATGCGCGATCGGGTGATTACCATTCACAATGGTTCAAACGGATTATCGTACACAGTCAGGACTCAAGATGGTGCTGTATTGGATGCTCAACTGAACGAAGCTCAACTACAAGCGAAGTATCCTGACGTATATGACACTGTTCGTCCAGCAATTGCAAATAGCGAAAAGACTGGTGGCTCAATGATTTGGGGTGGAATTTGGCGTGAAACTCACGCTCCATCTGATGTTTTACCTAAATAACGCCTAACAGGAGTTCTGCGTAGATAAGAAAGCTCAGTTGCTTTCTTGGAGCTGGGCTTTACTACGCAAAGAAACTTCTTAGAGTATCACCTTTAAAAAATCCTGATATCGCAACAAAGTCAATCTGAATATCGACGAAGTAGACTAGGTAGACAACTCTTCATCATTTTGTATCAGCTTGTCATCGAGAAGAAGTTGGCATTACAGGTGCTCTATCGCCCAAGAATAGCTTTACTTCCATCAAGCAATGCATTATCGATACACACGGCGATTGTTACTAGCTAGCGGGATAGGTTTACTAGCTCTACTATTATCACCACTGATGTTCTACGGCTGGCGGTGTTTTCTGCGTCCCCCCCGCACGGATATGGAGCAAGTCTTGTTTCGTGGAATTGTTTACAAACGTAATGCTCTTTCGACACCACGTCCAGCAATGATCCACATAGTCACCATTGACTTAAAAACACCAGGAGTTAAACCGTTTGTGACTCCAGGAGAACCAAAACCAAGCGATAGAGAAACAAGCGCACAGAAAACGTCTGATTTTCTGAAAAAATTTAAGCTGCAATTAGCAATCAATACCAGCTATTTCCATCATTTCTACGAAAAGTCCCCTTGGGATTACTATCCTCGCAGTGGTGATCCTTCCCATCCACTGGGCGAGGCTATCTCCAATGGATATCGTTATTCGTCACCCGAAGCAAATTTTCCTGTGTTGTGCTTTTCTGTCCAAAATCGTGTTCAAATCTTGAAAAGTAATAAGTGTCCTGAACGAACAGTTCAAGGTGTTGCAGGGAACCAGCTTTTGGTTTATGACGGTAAGCCAATTAATGAGAGTTCAGAAAAAGATAAGCCGTATCCACGTGTTGCGGCTGCTGTCAATCGAGAAGGGACAAAACTTTGGCTGATTGCAGTAGACGGGAAACAACCACTTTACAGTGAAGGAATTACAATGGCTGAATTAAGAAAAATTGTCGCCAGTTTGGGGGTTCATACAGCACTAAATTTAGATGGGGGTGGATCAACAACACTCGTGATGGGAACCAATAATGGTTCAAAGGTGTTAAACGCTCCAATACATACCAGAATACCAATGCGTCAGCGTCCTGTTGCTAACCATTTGGGATTTTTTGCGGCGGAATGAGTTCTACACTTTCCTTGTTGCGTTAATGGGAATTCTAATTGCAAGACACTCCAAATAGAGGAAAGCTTTATGAAAAAAGATTTTGAAGGAATTGATTACACACAAGCGAAAACTTCAGCGCAAGTCGAGAGTGAAAAGCCAGATTTAGTGCAAACAGACAGGAGTTTTGTTGTCAGAGAAATTGAACACTCCAACAAAGAACAAATCAGATCTATCGATTTAAGCAAACTTGAAGCATTTAACGAGTGAAAGAGCCTGAACTATTGTAACTGGAAGCTTACGACAACAAACAAGGAAATCGTTACCCCACATCGAAACTACTTGAAAAGTAAGTTTTCAAATTTCGTGATCATAAACAAGGAACTCTAAGTTTGAGTGTAATCAGGAAATTTGAAAGTACTCAAAAACAGAATCCAAATTTACCCCCATCTTTCCCATCCACAGCTTTGTAGGTAAGGAGAGTGGGGATTTCTTTTGTTTGATATCAAAAGTATGGTTTTGCTATCTCTTGAACTACCGTGAGGAATTGGCGCAGCAAGATCGAATCGGTCGGTGCTGGCTGTAACAATGCCTTGAGATCTGCCCGTCGCCACACCACCGCAATTGCCCTTGCAAACGGGGTGTCTTGAAGTTCTCGGTACACCACTCCTTGACGTTGAAGCGTTTGCACGTTGTCCGGTAGAATCGAGACGCCTACACCTGCCGCTACTAAGCTAAGGTTGATCACCATCCAAGTGGCTTTGACGGTTTCCAGCAATATTGGCTTGAATCCCCGAAGCTCAAATTGCGATAAGACGACTTCGTAGGAGGGCACTGCATCAAGTGGTGGCAAAATGAGCGGTTCGTGCTTGAGTGCTTCAAGTGGAATGTACTCAAGCGCAGCAAGCGGATGATGTTCTGGTAATGCAACCACAAAGGACTCTTGCACAATCGGGAGAAAGTTCACAGTTGAATCATCTGAGTAAGGATTGGGCAGATGTTCAAATCCAACGTCGATCGAGCCATCCCGTAGTCCTTGCATCATTTCCTCAATCGTCATCGTTCGCAGTTCCAATTCCACATTCGGATAACGATCGCGAAAGGTTTTGAGAATGTCGGGAAGTAAACTATTTGCGATCGCAGTGTTCACCACCACTACCAGCTTGCCAATTTCGCCACGACTCGCTTCCTGTGCGCGTGTCACCGCCTGTTCGAGCGCAGTAGTGGCAATTGTTAGTTCGGCGAGAAACACTTTTCCCGCCGTCGTCAACACTGGAGGGCGACGAGTGCGATCAAACAGTTCTACGCTCAACGCTGCTTCCAATGCTGCGATCGTCTTGCTGAGGTAAGACTGTTCCACATTCAGGCGTTCAGCCGCTTTGCTAAAGCTCTTTTTCTCGCCCGTTTCGGCAACAAGCTCCATAAAATAATGTAGCTGTCGCATTTCAAGCTGATTCCAAGATCGGAGGGACATTGCACATAAATAGTATGATTAAAATGTCATACTAAGATAATCAAAATCCTCTTACTATCATAGTAATAATCTTTTAAGCTTGCTTTCATGAAACCATTACTTGCAACTAGGAGAAAGTTTTATGAAAGAGCCGGCGATCACTCTGACTTCTAGCCGCTTAAATCGAGACATCGAACTACCGCCTGCGGTGAAAGCGCAAGAAGCAGCAATCAGTTCTCGAACAGTCGCTTATTGTGACGAAGTCCTTAATCGCAGCCGTTTTTTTTGCCTGCTCAAAGATTACGCCATTACTCCAGCAATGATGCAATATGCCTTTCTCCAGTATTATTTTTGGCGCGATCAGCTGCATCAGTGGTTTGGCTTGTGCATCGTTAAAGCTGGTAGTTGCACTGATCCAGATCACAAATCTGCCATTATGTCTCTAGCAGATC
This portion of the Brasilonema sennae CENA114 genome encodes:
- a CDS encoding phytoene desaturase family protein, whose protein sequence is MVHQTSSNTASILGHKEIDFIIIGSGIGGLSCAALLARYGFDVTVCESHSIPGGAAHAFERDGFKFDSGPSLYSGLSYSPSTNPLKQVLDAIGEELPCVTYDTWGCCLPEGDFDTSVGTDQFCEVLQRFSGAEAVVEWRELQRVMEPLARAATALPPAALRFDVGAIMTVSRFAPSLFQHIADIGKLTGPFSRIMDGVVKDSFIRNWLDLLCFLLSGLPADGTSTAEMAFMFADWYRPGVKLDYPVGGSGALVNALVRGLERHGGQLMLNAHVEEILVESKRTVGVRLRGGKQIKARRAVISNASVWDTLKLIPQEALPKKFQERQATPECDSFMHLHLGIDAQGLRSDLACHYIVVNNWENGVTAPQNVVLVSIPSVLDPSLAPSGKHVIHVYTPGSEPYELWQGMNRKSGEYAQQKQLRAEVMWQALERIIPDIRSRCDVTLVGTPLTHERYLRRHRGSYGPAIQAGIGFFPGSGTPIPGLLCCGDSTFPGIGLPAVAASGMTTANTLAPLHKHVQMLQDIGYLG
- the tmk gene encoding dTMP kinase, with amino-acid sequence MKGKLIVFEGVEGCGKTSQIQLTQEWLLSFQTSVVVTRQPGGTELGLYLRKLLLEAGSHSIIDKTELLLYAADRSQHVEQVIKPALQDGAIVLCDRYTHSTIAYQGWGRGLDINLIDQLNTIATSGLESDLTLWFDVDVEVGLARKRGGGDILDRIEKETIAFHRRVQQGYAHLADSHPEQIVRVDGSLSQEAVQQKIQAILTARLEAWIDEKKDNLDLAP
- a CDS encoding MBL fold metallo-hydrolase; translation: MYLTWLDSNSWLIEIGGQRILLDPWLVDSLTFSGQNWFFKGSRSQQRPIPENINLILLSQGLEDHAHPPTLKQLDHNIPVVASPNATKVVQQLNYTQITTLAHGQSFTLNQSVEIKATPGSLVGLNLVENGYLLKELESGLTLYYEPHGNHSSTLKEIPPVDIVITPLIELGLPLVGAFIKGNKYALEVAQWLQPQVMISTAAGGDVIFEGLLNSFLQTKGSIEEFRSLLEKNNLSTQVIDPKPGDRFEVKLEKRVLNV
- a CDS encoding LysR family transcriptional regulator, giving the protein MSLRSWNQLEMRQLHYFMELVAETGEKKSFSKAAERLNVEQSYLSKTIAALEAALSVELFDRTRRPPVLTTAGKVFLAELTIATTALEQAVTRAQEASRGEIGKLVVVVNTAIANSLLPDILKTFRDRYPNVELELRTMTIEEMMQGLRDGSIDVGFEHLPNPYSDDSTVNFLPIVQESFVVALPEHHPLAALEYIPLEALKHEPLILPPLDAVPSYEVVLSQFELRGFKPILLETVKATWMVINLSLVAAGVGVSILPDNVQTLQRQGVVYRELQDTPFARAIAVVWRRADLKALLQPAPTDSILLRQFLTVVQEIAKPYF
- a CDS encoding phosphodiester glycosidase family protein, producing the protein MHYRYTRRLLLASGIGLLALLLSPLMFYGWRCFLRPPRTDMEQVLFRGIVYKRNALSTPRPAMIHIVTIDLKTPGVKPFVTPGEPKPSDRETSAQKTSDFLKKFKLQLAINTSYFHHFYEKSPWDYYPRSGDPSHPLGEAISNGYRYSSPEANFPVLCFSVQNRVQILKSNKCPERTVQGVAGNQLLVYDGKPINESSEKDKPYPRVAAAVNREGTKLWLIAVDGKQPLYSEGITMAELRKIVASLGVHTALNLDGGGSTTLVMGTNNGSKVLNAPIHTRIPMRQRPVANHLGFFAAE